One genomic window of Stigmatopora nigra isolate UIUO_SnigA chromosome 13, RoL_Snig_1.1, whole genome shotgun sequence includes the following:
- the yy1a gene encoding transcriptional repressor protein YY1a, whose product MASGETLYIESDGSEMPTEIVELHEIEVETIETTVIGEDGEHQPMIALQPLDTDDPDSILPHQEVILVQTREEVVGDDDSELHTDDGYGDQILIPVPAVEEDYIEQTLVTVAGRSSTASRMKRVGAGKKSGKKSYLSGTEMGRKWEQKQVQIKTLEGEFSVTMWASDDKKDIDHEEQIAGENSPDYSEYMTGKKLPPGGIPGIDLSDPKQLAEFARMKPKKVKEDDAPRTIACPHKGCTKMFRDNSAMRKHLHTHGPRVHVCAECGKAFVESSKLKRHQLVHTGEKPFQCTFEGCGKRFSLDFNLRTHVRIHTGDRPYVCPFDGCNKKFAQSTNLKSHILTHAKAKNNQ is encoded by the exons ATGGCTTCGGGGGAAACCCTGTACATTGAGTCGGATGGCTCCGAGATGCCCACTGAAATAGTGGAACTACACGAAATCGAAGTGGAAACTATAGAAACAACTGTTATCGGGGAAGACGGTGAGCACCAGCCTATGATCGCCTTACAACCGCTCGATACGGACGATCCGGACTCGATTCTCCCGCACCAAGAGGTGATTCTAGTTCAGACCCGGGAAGAGGTGGTCGGCGACGACGACTCGGAACTGCACACGGATGACGGATACGGAGACCAAATCCTCATCCCGGTACCGGCCGTGGAGGAGGACTACATCGAACAGACTCTGGTCACTGTCGCGGGGAGAAGCTCGACGGCGTCCCGGATGAAGAGAGTTGGAGCTGGGAAGAAGTCGGGTAAAAAGAGCTACTTAAGCGGCACCGAGATGGGCCGAAAATGGGAACAGAAGCAAGTCCAGATAAAGACGTTGGAAGGAGAGTTCTCAGTTACTATGTGGGCTTCGG ATGACAAGAAGGACATTGACCACGAGGAGCAAATCGCAGGTGAAAACTCTCCTGACTATTCTGAGTACATGACAGGGAAGAAGCTACCTCCAGGGGGAATCCCGGGGATCGACCTCTCAGACCCTAAGCAACTGGCTGAGTTTGCAAG AATGAAGCCAAAGAAAGTGAAAGAGGACGATGCACCCAGGACAATAGCCTGCCCCCACAAA GGCTGCACTAAGATGTTCAGGGATAACTCCGCAATGAGGAAACATTTGCACACCCACGGGCCTCGCGTGCATGTCTGCGCCGAGTGCGGAAAAGCTTTCGTGGAGAGCTCCAAACTAAAAAGACACCAGCTTGTTCATACTGGAGAGAAGCCTTTCCAg TGCACATTTGAGGGCTGCGGCAAAAGGTTCTCCCTGGACTTTAATCTACGCACACACGTGCGAATCCACACGGGGGACCGCCCGTACGTGTGCCCCTTTGACGGCTGCAACAAAAAATTTGCCCAGTCCACCAACCTTAAGTCTCACATTCTCACTCATGCCAAAGCAAAGAACAACCAGTGA
- the tpp1 gene encoding tripeptidyl-peptidase 1 codes for METHLAVVIPLLFIPLVWSGYLEYDQNVLVPKGWTRIGRLGSTEELKLTFALVQQNVDRIEEMLKVVSDPDSPQYGKYLQLEEVASLVRPSDVSQKAVRIWLQSHGVTNCSTVYTQDFLQCSLTAEVAENLLPGSRFQRYVRDGHTVVRSSAPYSVPDDVAQHLDFIGGLHRFPPGGGKPSMASTVLRKRQQSNGFHLGVTPSVLRARYNMTTADVGSAQNNSQAVAQFLEQYYSPSDLTEFMSLYGRSFQHLSKVDRVVGTQGTGKPGLEASLDVEYIMSMGANISTWVFTNPGRHESQEPFLQWLVLLSNMSNLPWVHTISYGDDEDSLSTAFMQRVNTEFMKAGVRGLSLLFASGDSGASCLHMAQQNSFRPSFPASSPYVTTVGGTSFKNPFKLSYEVADYISGGGFSNVFKMPDYQANAVAQYLKSVAATLPPKSYFNVSGRAYPDMAALSDNYWVIINRVPVPWVSGTSASTPVVGGMFSLINDKRLMKGLPVLGFLNPRLYKLKGDPLFDVTEGCHLGCLDEQVQGQGFCSAPSWDPVTGWGTPNYPALLDALSQ; via the exons ATGGAAACGCA TTTGGCTGTGGTCATTCCCTTGTTATTTATTCCATTGGTGTGGAGTGGATACCTGGAATATGACCAAAATGTTCT GGTTCCTAAAGGCTGGACTCGCATTGGGCGGCTCGGGTCAACCGAGGAACTTAAACTTACTTTTGCACTCGTTCAGCAGAATGTGGACAGGATAGAGGAGATGTTGAAAGTGGTTTCCGACCCTGATTCGCCTCAGTATG GTAAATACCTTCAACTTGAGGAGGTGGCCTCCCTTGTACGTCCATCCGACGTGTCTCAAAAGGCGGTGCGCATCTGGCTGCAAAGTCACGGTGTCACAAACTGCTCGACTGTTTACACACAGGACTTCTTACAGTGCAGTTTGACTGCAGA GGTTGCAGAGAATCTGCTTCCAGGCAGCAGATTCCAGCGTTATGTCCGAGATGGTCACACCGTCGTGAGGTCCTCAGCTCCATACTCTGTTCCTGATGATGTTGCCCAACACCTTGATTTCA TTGGAGGGCTTCATCGCTTCCCTCCTGGAGGAGGCAAGCCAAGCATGGCCTCAACAGTCTTGAGGAAAAGGCAGCAGAGCAATGGGTTCCACCTAGGAGTGACTCCTTCTGTGTTAAGGGCCCGTTACAATATGACGACAGCGGATGTGGGCTCGGCTCAAAACAACAGTCAGGCTGTAGCTCAG TTTTTGGAGCAGTACTATAGCCCTTCGGACCTGACGGAGTTCATGAGCCTTTATGGCCGAAGCTTCCAGCATCTGTCCAAGGTGGACCGTGTTGTGGGGACACAGGGCACTGGAAAGCCTGGTTTAGAGGCCAGTCTGGATGTGGAGTACATTATGAGTATGGGGGCCAACATTTCCACCTGGGTCTTCACCAATCCAG GCCGTCACGAATCCCAGGAGCCATTCCTCCAATGGCTGGTCTTGCTAAGCAACATGTCTAACCTGCCTTGGGTGCACACCATCAGCTACGGCGATGACGAGGACAGCCTTTCCACGGCCTTTATGCAGCGCGTTAACACTGAGTTCATGAAAGCTGGTGTCAGAGGCCTCTCCTTGCTTTTTGCTTCTG GTGACAGTGGTGCAAGCTGCCTTCATATGGCGCAACAGAATTCCTTCAGGCCCAGTTTTCCTGCCTCAAG CCCTTATGTGACCACTGTCGGTGGAACCTCGTTCAAGAATCCATTTAAATTATCCTACGAAGTAGCAGATTACATAAGCGGAGGAGGCTTTAGTAATGTTTTCAAGATGCCCGACTACCAG GCCAATGCTGTAGCTCAATACCTGAAGTCTGTCGCGGCAACCCTCCCACCAAAGTCATACTTCAACGTCAGCGGGAGGGCTTATCCGGACATGGCGGCGCTGTCAGATAATTACTGGGTGATCATCAATAGAGTACCTGTGCCTTGGGTGTCTGGAACATCG GCATCAACCCCGGTGGTCGGTGGGATGTTTTCCCTCATCAATGACAAACGTCTGATGAAGGGCCTTCCTGTCCTGGGCTTCCTCAACCCTCGCCTGTACAAACTCAAGGGAGACCCCCTTTTTGAT GTGACTGAAGGTTGTCACCTGGGCTGCTTAGACGAGCAGGTTCAAGGTCAAGGATTCTGCTCGGCGCCGTCGTGGGATCCAGTGACAGGCTGGGGAACACCTAACTACCCTGCGCTTTTGGATGCTCTATCTCAATGA